From the Synechococcus sp. Nb3U1 genome, one window contains:
- the sufD gene encoding Fe-S cluster assembly protein SufD yields the protein MTTTLHKPLHGRLFLDHILAQMSDPQDPYSSLRAQARARLAELGIPTPRDEDWKYSDLSSLLAHDFQLSKESQLGSLPPSDVEPYVWPESRRSCVVFVNGYFAPQLSDLSALPEALQVRSLAQADAGWVTGQLQTIATEDSFTALNTAHLGDVACIQVPKNLRGVPPLQVLYLTLVSDVQPILAQPRCLLSLEAHSQLTVIEDHVSLGPGIPFSNAVTEINLADNARLHHVILQRQGSSALQISKTAVRQSRDSHYQQHALQWGSLFSRHNLEITQIGSQAHTDLKGLTLLRGSQHSDTHSRLVHQAPHGSSRQLHKCIVDETAHAVFSGRVLVCQAAQLTDAAQSNRNLLLSPKARVDTQPQLEIFADNVKCAHGATVSQLETEEIFYLQSRGIGQAQARQLLTYAFAAEVLAGIPLATLSPSLPQLSVPEGGAISRNRLYPQELLDLAG from the coding sequence ATGACTACCACCCTGCACAAGCCGCTCCATGGACGCCTGTTCCTCGATCACATCCTTGCCCAGATGTCGGATCCGCAGGATCCCTACTCTTCCCTCAGAGCCCAAGCCCGCGCTCGATTGGCAGAATTGGGGATCCCGACCCCCCGTGACGAGGACTGGAAATATAGCGACCTCTCGTCGTTGCTGGCCCATGACTTTCAGTTGAGTAAGGAGTCCCAGTTGGGTTCTCTCCCTCCGTCTGATGTAGAACCCTACGTCTGGCCGGAGAGCCGTCGCAGTTGTGTCGTTTTCGTCAACGGCTACTTCGCCCCCCAGCTTTCGGATTTGAGTGCTCTGCCGGAAGCTTTGCAGGTTAGGTCTCTAGCGCAGGCAGATGCGGGTTGGGTGACAGGTCAGTTGCAAACCATCGCTACAGAAGATAGTTTTACGGCCCTGAACACGGCTCATTTGGGGGATGTGGCCTGCATTCAGGTACCCAAAAACCTGCGGGGTGTGCCACCGTTACAGGTGCTATATCTTACCCTAGTGTCCGATGTACAGCCGATTTTGGCCCAACCCCGTTGTCTGTTGTCTCTAGAAGCCCATAGCCAGTTGACCGTGATCGAAGATCATGTGTCGTTGGGACCAGGGATCCCCTTTAGCAACGCCGTCACCGAGATCAACCTAGCGGACAACGCTCGCCTTCACCATGTCATTCTCCAAAGACAGGGATCCTCAGCCCTTCAGATCAGCAAAACTGCCGTTCGCCAGAGCCGCGATAGCCACTACCAGCAGCACGCCCTTCAGTGGGGATCCCTGTTTTCCCGCCACAACTTAGAAATCACCCAGATCGGATCCCAGGCCCATACCGACCTCAAAGGGCTGACCCTGCTGCGGGGATCCCAGCACAGCGATACCCATTCCCGCCTTGTCCACCAGGCTCCTCATGGCAGCAGCCGCCAACTGCATAAGTGCATTGTGGATGAGACCGCCCATGCGGTGTTCAGTGGGCGAGTTCTGGTCTGTCAGGCTGCTCAACTGACGGATGCCGCCCAATCCAATCGCAACCTGCTGCTGTCCCCCAAAGCGCGGGTCGATACCCAGCCGCAGCTGGAGATCTTCGCCGACAACGTCAAATGTGCCCATGGGGCCACCGTCAGCCAACTGGAAACGGAAGAGATCTTCTACCTGCAAAGCCGCGGCATCGGCCAAGCACAAGCCCGACAGCTGCTCACCTATGCGTTTGCGGCGGAGGTCTTGGCAGGGATCCCGTTGGCCACACTGTCCCCAAGTCTGCCCCAGTTGAGCGTGCCAGAGGGAGGCGCGATTTCCCGAAACCGCCTTTACCCTCAAGAGCTTCTCGACTTAGCGGGTTAG
- the sufC gene encoding Fe-S cluster assembly ATPase SufC encodes MISENSSLILSVQDLTAEIEGTPILKGLNLDIRSGEIHAIMGPNGSGKSTFSKILAGHPDYTVTGGEVTYLGQNLLEMEPEERARSGVFLAFQYPIEIPGVSNIDFLRIAYNARQKYRDQPELDALDFDDFVREKLGIVKMDPAFLDRSVNEGFSGGEKKRNEILQMAILQPTLAILDETDSGLDIDALRTVANGINHLSNPNNAILLITHYQRLLDYVTPDYVHVMEAGRIVTSGDKTLALELEERGYDWIREQDQDPAAVGSSSQQPEGVR; translated from the coding sequence ATGATTAGCGAGAACAGTTCCCTGATTTTGTCTGTGCAGGATCTCACTGCCGAGATTGAGGGTACCCCGATCCTAAAGGGGCTAAATCTCGACATCCGCTCGGGCGAGATCCACGCCATTATGGGGCCCAACGGGTCGGGCAAAAGCACCTTTTCCAAAATTCTCGCCGGTCACCCCGACTACACCGTTACTGGTGGCGAGGTGACCTATCTGGGGCAAAACCTGTTGGAGATGGAGCCGGAGGAGCGGGCCCGTTCCGGGGTGTTTCTCGCCTTCCAATACCCGATCGAGATCCCTGGGGTGAGCAATATCGATTTTCTGCGGATTGCCTACAATGCCCGACAAAAATATCGGGATCAGCCGGAGTTAGATGCCCTAGATTTCGATGATTTTGTGCGGGAAAAATTAGGTATCGTCAAGATGGATCCTGCGTTTTTAGATCGCTCGGTGAATGAGGGATTCTCTGGCGGGGAGAAAAAGCGCAACGAGATTCTGCAAATGGCTATTTTGCAGCCAACCCTGGCCATTTTGGATGAAACGGACTCGGGTTTGGATATCGATGCCCTGCGTACAGTGGCCAATGGCATCAATCATCTCTCTAATCCCAACAACGCCATACTGCTGATCACCCACTACCAGCGGTTGCTCGACTATGTTACTCCCGATTATGTGCATGTCATGGAAGCGGGACGCATTGTCACCAGTGGAGATAAGACCCTGGCTCTGGAACTGGAAGAACGAGGCTACGACTGGATCCGTGAACAGGATCAGGATCCGGCAGCAGTGGGATCCTCTTCGCAGCAACCGGAGGGCGTTCGATGA
- the mscL gene encoding large-conductance mechanosensitive channel protein MscL, translating to MRAFLEEFKKFIDRGNVLDLAIGVVIGGAFGTIVSSFVADLFTPILGLVIGGVNFQDLVWRIGGTPEEPVTINYGNFLQAVFDFVIIAFAIFLLVRAINTMQEKREEAPAIPPPPSPEVVLLTEIRDILSRGSR from the coding sequence ATGAGAGCGTTTCTGGAGGAGTTCAAAAAATTCATTGACCGAGGCAATGTCTTAGACTTAGCCATTGGCGTTGTAATCGGCGGTGCTTTTGGCACGATCGTTTCCTCTTTTGTGGCGGATTTGTTTACTCCCATTTTGGGCCTAGTGATCGGTGGGGTGAATTTTCAGGACTTGGTCTGGAGAATTGGCGGTACCCCTGAAGAGCCGGTCACGATCAACTACGGCAATTTTTTACAGGCGGTGTTTGATTTTGTGATCATCGCTTTTGCCATCTTCCTGCTGGTGAGAGCGATCAACACCATGCAAGAGAAACGAGAAGAAGCTCCCGCCATCCCACCCCCACCTTCGCCAGAAGTGGTTTTGCTCACGGAAATCCGGGATATCCTCAGTCGCGGATCCCGCTGA
- the sufB gene encoding Fe-S cluster assembly protein SufB: protein MSTSVRTLVSQPYKYGFVTDIASDSIGKGLSEEVIRLIWVKKGEPDFMLDFRLRAYRQWLKMSEPTWPNLAYPPIDYQDIVYYSAPKLKEKKKSLDEVDPVLLETFEKLGIPLSEQKRLSNVAVDAIFDSVSVATTFREKLAKEGVIFCSISEALKECPDLVQKYMGSVVPISDNYFAALNSAVFSDGSFVYIPKGVHCPMELSTYFRINNGESGQFERTLIIAEEGSSVSYLEGCTAPMFDTNQLHAAVVELIALDNAEIKYSTVQNWYAGDENGKGGIYNFVTKRGLCQGVNSKISWTQVETGSAITWKYPSCVLVGENSVGEFYSVALTNHYQQADTGTKMVHVGRNTRSTIISKGISAGHSKNSYRGLVKIGPKAEGARNFSQCDSMLIGDQCSANTFPYIQVQNNSAKVEHEASTSKIGEEQLFYFQSRGISMEDAVSMIISGFCKDVFNQLPMEFAVEADRLLSLKLEGSVG, encoded by the coding sequence ATGTCTACCAGCGTCCGCACCCTAGTCAGCCAGCCCTACAAGTACGGGTTTGTCACCGATATTGCCTCCGATTCCATCGGCAAGGGATTGAGCGAGGAGGTAATCCGGCTGATCTGGGTGAAAAAAGGTGAGCCAGACTTCATGTTGGATTTTCGCCTGCGGGCCTATCGCCAATGGTTGAAGATGAGCGAGCCCACTTGGCCCAACCTCGCCTATCCCCCGATCGACTATCAGGATATCGTCTACTACTCTGCCCCCAAGCTGAAAGAGAAGAAAAAAAGCCTGGATGAAGTGGATCCGGTTTTGCTAGAAACCTTTGAAAAATTAGGGATCCCGTTGTCGGAACAGAAGCGGCTCAGCAATGTAGCCGTGGATGCCATTTTCGATAGCGTTTCAGTGGCCACCACCTTTCGGGAAAAGCTGGCCAAAGAAGGGGTGATCTTTTGCTCCATCTCGGAGGCTTTGAAGGAATGCCCCGATCTGGTTCAGAAATATATGGGAAGCGTAGTGCCCATTTCTGATAACTATTTCGCGGCCCTCAACTCGGCTGTCTTTAGCGATGGCTCCTTTGTCTATATTCCCAAGGGAGTTCATTGCCCGATGGAGTTGTCTACTTATTTCCGCATTAACAATGGTGAATCGGGTCAGTTTGAGCGCACCTTAATCATCGCCGAGGAAGGATCCTCCGTCAGCTATTTGGAAGGGTGTACTGCCCCAATGTTCGATACCAACCAACTGCATGCGGCTGTGGTGGAATTGATTGCTTTGGACAATGCCGAAATCAAGTATTCGACGGTGCAGAACTGGTATGCAGGCGATGAAAACGGCAAAGGGGGGATCTACAATTTCGTTACTAAGCGCGGCCTTTGTCAGGGAGTCAACTCCAAGATCTCCTGGACACAGGTGGAAACTGGCTCAGCCATTACCTGGAAGTATCCCAGTTGCGTGTTGGTGGGAGAAAACTCCGTCGGTGAATTTTACTCGGTGGCCCTGACCAACCATTATCAGCAAGCGGACACTGGCACCAAAATGGTTCACGTTGGCCGCAACACCCGCAGCACGATTATTTCCAAAGGCATCTCGGCAGGGCACTCTAAAAATAGCTACCGCGGCTTGGTGAAAATAGGACCTAAGGCAGAGGGTGCCCGCAATTTTTCCCAGTGCGATTCTATGCTGATCGGGGATCAATGTAGCGCCAACACTTTTCCCTATATTCAGGTGCAAAACAACAGCGCCAAGGTCGAACACGAAGCCTCTACCTCCAAAATTGGGGAAGAACAGTTGTTCTATTTCCAGTCTCGTGGGATCAGTATGGAAGATGCGGTTTCCATGATCATCAGCGGATTTTGCAAGGATGTCTTTAACCAATTGCCGATGGAATTTGCGGTGGAAGCCGACCGACTGCTCAGCCTAAAACTGGAGGGATCCGTCGGCTGA
- the sufR gene encoding iron-sulfur cluster biosynthesis transcriptional regulator SufR codes for MIPLSKWQRAVLAAESTLTMGARVNSVHKTTQQASSKQAILVYLRKSGQANAQTLAEHLHISPQAIRRHLKDLEAEGLIIHIPQQNGLGRPQHVYQLSRLGEEQFPASYDEFALGLLSTLAETMGSEQMGSILHHQWQRKAQEYQSQIGAGSLQERVERLVELRQLEGYMAEYYRYSEEMAPPEKATPPEAEQYVLIEHNCAIAQIAQTFPSVCGYELEMFAAALPDCQVERINWQVNGEHQCGYLIAKPVSESIQEL; via the coding sequence ATGATTCCGTTGTCAAAGTGGCAGAGAGCTGTTCTGGCGGCAGAATCCACATTAACCATGGGGGCAAGGGTGAACAGCGTACACAAGACCACTCAGCAGGCTTCTAGCAAGCAAGCCATCTTGGTGTATCTGCGCAAGTCGGGTCAGGCCAACGCCCAAACCCTGGCGGAACACCTGCACATTTCTCCTCAGGCGATTCGGCGGCACCTCAAGGATCTGGAGGCGGAGGGGCTGATCATTCATATTCCTCAGCAGAACGGGTTGGGTCGTCCACAACATGTTTATCAGCTCAGTCGCTTGGGAGAAGAGCAATTCCCCGCTAGCTACGACGAGTTTGCTCTCGGACTTCTCAGCACCTTGGCAGAAACCATGGGATCCGAACAAATGGGATCCATTTTGCACCACCAGTGGCAGCGCAAGGCCCAGGAATACCAGTCCCAGATTGGTGCAGGATCCCTGCAGGAACGGGTAGAGCGCCTGGTGGAGTTACGGCAATTGGAGGGGTATATGGCGGAGTATTACCGCTACTCTGAGGAAATGGCTCCCCCAGAAAAAGCCACCCCACCAGAGGCTGAGCAATACGTGTTGATCGAACACAACTGCGCCATTGCCCAAATAGCCCAGACCTTTCCCAGCGTGTGTGGATATGAGTTGGAAATGTTTGCAGCGGCCCTGCCCGATTGCCAGGTGGAGCGCATCAACTGGCAGGTGAATGGGGAACATCAGTGCGGCTACCTGATTGCCAAGCCTGTTTCAGAATCGATCCAAGAACTGTAA
- a CDS encoding 3-deoxy-7-phosphoheptulonate synthase: MPPQTDNCNIQEVMPLIAPSLVKAKFPLTETAAKVVLSTRQAIRNIIHGRDPHRLVVIVGPCSIHDPEAALEYAHRLKRVADQTQEHLVIVMRTYFEKPRTTVGWKGLINDPHLDGSCDIAAGLELARTILLRVNEIGLACATEMLDPVTPQYTADLVSWAAIGARTIESQTHREMASGLSMPVGFKNGTDGRLQIALNAILSASHPHSFLGIGQDGMTALVKTTGNPDRHIVLRGGGGKTNYGPEDVERAALLMEEQGIPRSVMVDCSHDNSNKDYRNQGSVCREVLRQYRAGQRALMGVMLESNLNPGKQTWCEGAPLKHGVSITDGCIGWLETEDLLQEMAATVAGGALALSH; the protein is encoded by the coding sequence ATGCCCCCCCAAACTGACAACTGCAATATCCAGGAGGTGATGCCCCTGATCGCCCCTAGCCTGGTCAAAGCCAAGTTCCCCCTTACGGAAACGGCAGCCAAAGTCGTGCTCTCTACCCGGCAGGCCATCCGCAACATCATCCACGGACGGGATCCCCATCGCTTGGTGGTGATTGTCGGCCCCTGTTCTATTCATGACCCGGAAGCAGCCTTGGAGTATGCTCATCGTCTGAAACGGGTGGCGGATCAAACCCAGGAGCACCTGGTGATTGTGATGCGCACCTACTTTGAGAAGCCTCGTACCACAGTGGGCTGGAAAGGCTTGATCAACGATCCCCACCTGGATGGCTCCTGTGATATTGCGGCAGGCTTAGAGCTGGCCCGTACAATTCTGCTGCGGGTGAATGAGATTGGCCTGGCTTGTGCCACCGAAATGCTGGATCCGGTTACTCCCCAGTACACAGCCGACTTGGTTAGTTGGGCAGCCATTGGCGCCAGAACCATCGAAAGTCAAACCCACCGGGAAATGGCCAGTGGCCTGTCGATGCCCGTCGGCTTCAAAAATGGCACGGATGGTCGTCTGCAGATTGCTCTCAACGCCATTCTCTCCGCCAGCCATCCCCACAGTTTTCTGGGTATTGGGCAAGATGGCATGACCGCTTTGGTGAAAACCACTGGGAACCCGGATCGGCACATTGTCTTGCGGGGTGGGGGTGGCAAAACCAACTATGGCCCTGAGGATGTGGAGCGGGCGGCGCTGCTGATGGAGGAGCAAGGGATCCCCCGCTCGGTGATGGTGGATTGTTCCCACGACAACTCCAACAAGGACTATCGCAACCAGGGATCCGTCTGTCGGGAGGTGCTGCGGCAGTATCGGGCTGGCCAGCGGGCTCTGATGGGGGTGATGCTGGAGAGCAACCTTAACCCTGGCAAGCAAACCTGGTGCGAAGGGGCACCCCTCAAGCATGGCGTGTCTATTACCGATGGCTGCATTGGCTGGTTAGAAACCGAAGACCTGTTACAGGAGATGGCAGCTACGGTGGCGGGGGGAGCCTTAGCCCTCAGCCATTAG
- the folB gene encoding dihydroneopterin aldolase has protein sequence MELQIPTSVSSNGRQPYPDPSQTPQRPPEQLRDRLIVSGLRYYGYTGFDEAERALGQWFEVDFELWADLRPSAMSGQLCDTLDYRSAVAGIAELVRSNQFVLIESLAEAIAEMVLRETGASKAKIRLTKCHPPIPDLTGRVTLEIVRP, from the coding sequence ATGGAGCTACAAATCCCCACTAGTGTCAGCAGCAACGGTCGGCAACCCTACCCGGATCCCAGTCAAACCCCTCAACGCCCGCCTGAGCAGTTGCGGGATCGGCTGATCGTGTCAGGCCTGCGCTACTACGGCTATACCGGCTTCGATGAAGCGGAGCGGGCTTTGGGGCAATGGTTTGAGGTGGACTTTGAGCTGTGGGCAGATCTGCGCCCGTCGGCCATGAGCGGTCAACTGTGCGACACCCTTGACTACCGCTCTGCCGTAGCTGGGATCGCGGAACTGGTGAGAAGCAATCAGTTTGTCCTCATCGAGAGTTTGGCCGAAGCCATTGCCGAGATGGTGCTACGCGAGACGGGGGCCAGCAAGGCTAAGATCCGGTTGACCAAGTGCCATCCCCCGATCCCGGATTTAACGGGGCGGGTCACCCTGGAAATTGTTCGCCCCTAG
- a CDS encoding tRNA-(ms[2]io[6]A)-hydroxylase: MLAAVATLQLAAPTSEAWIEQATQHIDLILLDHANCEKKAAGNALSLLFRYPANGQLVEALSPLAREELQHFERVHRHLQRLGIPVKPLSAAPYASRLNQHLRRPEPEHLLDALLLAAIIEARSHERLGLLGIHAPEAELRQFYLWLTAAEERHLQLYLDLALAHFPAEQVQQRLDALLPIEAEILSTLYPEPRVHS, from the coding sequence GTGTTGGCTGCTGTGGCTACCCTACAACTGGCTGCTCCCACCTCCGAGGCCTGGATCGAACAGGCCACCCAGCACATCGACTTGATCTTGCTAGACCACGCTAACTGCGAGAAAAAAGCAGCGGGCAATGCCCTCAGTCTGTTGTTTCGCTATCCTGCCAACGGGCAACTGGTGGAAGCTCTCTCCCCGCTGGCCCGCGAGGAACTGCAGCATTTTGAGCGTGTGCATCGTCACCTGCAACGGCTGGGGATCCCGGTGAAACCCCTATCTGCCGCCCCTTATGCCAGTCGCCTGAATCAGCACCTGCGCCGCCCCGAACCAGAGCATTTGCTGGATGCGCTGCTGTTGGCTGCGATCATCGAAGCACGGAGCCACGAACGCTTGGGTTTACTTGGGATCCATGCGCCAGAGGCGGAACTGCGACAGTTTTACCTGTGGCTGACAGCTGCCGAAGAACGACATTTGCAGCTTTACTTAGATTTGGCTTTAGCCCATTTTCCGGCTGAGCAGGTACAGCAACGTCTAGATGCACTCTTGCCCATAGAAGCCGAGATTTTGTCCACGCTTTACCCCGAGCCTCGTGTTCACAGCTAA
- a CDS encoding sensor histidine kinase — MFQSTRQRLALWYTGITAVFLLLFAASFYWYVQATLIERVDDTLGHVVEVVERSLVVDESLLDPQQARHSLEASFRDDPSTLEDDHIDLEWFGPQGELIWSTVPGGIPAPLLTDGSLHTARINPGYWLRQFTEPLLAGDTPLGYLRVSHPWFEVSKPTRQLIWDLSLWGVASLACVGSIGWVLSGLAMQPVRHSYQQLKQFTADASHELRSPLASIQTTVQVALADPQLEADTRQRWQVVERLSLRLGRLVDDLLFLARQDSGMAPFQPRCCAVDALLLQVVEELQGLAHRKGIRLSLEIADPSQLAPADPFGLWGDEDLLARLLTNLLENALLHTPVDGQVQVRLEQRLKAGSPDLLIQVRDTGTGIPPQALPHVFDRFYRVDPARSGDPDRVAGSGLGLAIVKSIAEQHQGQVKVESTLGKGSTFQVILPQRQTELCTPENL, encoded by the coding sequence ATGTTCCAGTCGACGCGGCAGCGATTGGCTCTCTGGTACACCGGGATCACGGCGGTGTTTTTATTGCTGTTTGCAGCCAGCTTCTACTGGTACGTGCAGGCAACTCTGATCGAGCGGGTGGATGATACCCTCGGCCATGTGGTGGAAGTGGTGGAGCGGTCTTTGGTGGTGGATGAGAGCCTTTTGGATCCACAGCAAGCTCGCCATAGCCTCGAGGCCAGTTTTCGGGATGATCCCAGCACCCTAGAAGATGATCACATCGACTTGGAATGGTTTGGCCCGCAAGGGGAGCTGATCTGGTCTACGGTTCCGGGCGGGATCCCTGCCCCTTTGCTCACGGATGGATCCCTGCATACCGCCCGCATTAACCCTGGCTACTGGCTGCGGCAATTTACCGAACCGCTGCTGGCTGGAGATACGCCGCTGGGCTACTTGCGGGTGAGTCATCCCTGGTTTGAGGTTAGTAAGCCCACCCGACAGTTGATTTGGGATCTTTCTTTGTGGGGGGTGGCTAGTTTGGCCTGTGTTGGCTCAATTGGGTGGGTGCTATCGGGTTTGGCCATGCAGCCAGTGCGCCACTCCTATCAGCAGCTCAAGCAATTTACCGCCGATGCCTCCCATGAACTGCGCAGCCCTCTGGCTAGCATTCAAACCACGGTGCAGGTGGCTTTGGCCGATCCGCAGCTGGAGGCAGACACTCGGCAGCGTTGGCAGGTGGTGGAACGTCTGAGCTTGCGGTTGGGCCGCTTGGTAGATGATCTGCTGTTTTTGGCCCGTCAGGACAGCGGCATGGCCCCCTTCCAGCCCCGTTGCTGTGCCGTGGATGCACTGCTGCTGCAGGTGGTGGAAGAACTGCAAGGTTTGGCCCATCGAAAAGGGATCCGCCTGAGCCTGGAGATTGCCGATCCGTCACAGTTAGCACCCGCGGATCCCTTCGGCCTGTGGGGAGATGAAGACCTGCTGGCCCGTCTCCTGACCAATTTGTTAGAAAATGCCCTGCTGCACACTCCCGTTGATGGGCAGGTGCAGGTCAGGCTAGAGCAACGGCTGAAAGCCGGATCCCCAGACCTATTGATTCAGGTGCGAGATACTGGCACTGGGATCCCACCCCAGGCTTTGCCCCATGTGTTTGATCGCTTTTATCGGGTGGATCCGGCTCGCAGTGGGGATCCTGATCGGGTGGCCGGTTCGGGGTTGGGCCTAGCGATTGTGAAAAGTATTGCCGAGCAACACCAAGGGCAGGTGAAGGTGGAAAGTACCCTCGGCAAGGGATCCACGTTTCAGGTGATTTTGCCGCAGCGTCAGACTGAACTCTGTACTCCAGAGAATCTTTGA
- a CDS encoding DUF1796 family putative cysteine peptidase, translating into MYRFQVHATTQPGERIALVGSSTTMGSWDPRRCVWLKTDPGRYPLWWVELALNDDLNGEDWAARIEYQYLRVQANGQVVWESTGVNRWVPLEPEPLPAVLIVEDGDFGRIPTFPYGYFADPIPQPKPQKGLKVVVLGSSVALGCSAWLLRGWAWHLGKALQEQYGYQLHNYSELGANVSRTLTRFTQVVIPEQPEIVIVSLSLGNEGLALALPQHRRALQRRFENGLQQLIQRIQESGALPILGGVYPHADYGPEQYLLLQETQQRMLEWGCPVLNWLPALEDGQGRWKPGLSWDATHPNSKGHQVMFEAINLSIFDPHHVIRQRWIQLAIEQPIFQDEHGFWMTVENTKNQFRVVNISAYTYTINPTWQALQTAFQKAQVQAGLYMARGFENKTLYGLFVQEDGTLKTTLSIPPDADLCFYPAAQFFAQEALETIFDDGSLVILKLNGLSKGSDSVPRLCVINRTDHEYNIHPMWKEVRAALKAMPAGVYEDPNHRDAPFRTLMIGEAGLESRVKAAPRSVMLLEYQCRLSDIHRVAIVPLGDRCAVRMLLYKLEYDGPAFPFDLTRTTNLADVADMIQNDFQGMWDPCHLHYNPEEKRIYHSKWTGLSFGHEVEDSDDPINNMKSVYERMQTRYSARAKRFGYVLKKADKLLFVRTGGCQRGVVLDLIAKLEAKCQGKPFLLLIISLQPSDEFTGIPNVLHYDMEFNPDRMYADHDHWKHCTETMGNILRSLGISSQNLFWCPPHLS; encoded by the coding sequence ATGTATCGGTTCCAGGTTCATGCCACAACTCAGCCGGGTGAACGGATCGCGCTGGTGGGATCCAGTACAACAATGGGCTCATGGGATCCCCGTCGTTGTGTTTGGCTGAAAACGGATCCCGGTCGTTATCCACTTTGGTGGGTAGAGCTGGCTCTAAATGATGATCTAAATGGTGAAGATTGGGCGGCACGGATTGAATATCAATATCTGCGCGTCCAAGCCAATGGCCAAGTTGTCTGGGAATCTACCGGAGTGAATCGCTGGGTACCGCTTGAGCCTGAACCTTTACCAGCAGTTTTGATCGTCGAAGATGGAGACTTTGGCCGGATCCCTACCTTTCCCTATGGCTATTTTGCGGATCCTATTCCCCAACCCAAACCCCAGAAGGGGTTAAAAGTGGTCGTCTTGGGTAGCTCGGTCGCCTTGGGGTGCAGTGCCTGGTTGTTGCGGGGTTGGGCCTGGCATTTGGGAAAAGCCCTTCAGGAGCAGTATGGCTATCAACTGCACAATTACTCGGAGTTGGGGGCCAATGTTAGCCGAACGCTAACGCGGTTTACTCAAGTGGTTATTCCCGAACAGCCGGAGATTGTTATTGTTTCGCTGTCTTTGGGGAATGAAGGGTTGGCCTTGGCTTTGCCCCAACATCGTCGAGCCTTGCAAAGACGATTTGAAAATGGCCTACAGCAGTTGATCCAGCGCATCCAAGAGAGTGGAGCCCTGCCCATTCTGGGGGGGGTATACCCTCATGCAGACTATGGCCCAGAGCAATATCTTCTCCTCCAAGAAACTCAACAGCGCATGTTGGAGTGGGGATGTCCTGTGTTGAATTGGTTGCCCGCTCTAGAAGATGGTCAAGGCCGTTGGAAACCGGGCCTCTCTTGGGATGCTACCCATCCCAATAGTAAGGGCCACCAAGTGATGTTTGAGGCAATCAATCTCTCTATTTTTGATCCCCATCATGTCATTCGCCAAAGATGGATTCAATTGGCCATTGAACAGCCTATTTTTCAAGATGAGCACGGCTTTTGGATGACTGTGGAGAACACCAAGAATCAGTTTCGTGTGGTCAATATCTCTGCCTATACATACACCATCAACCCCACTTGGCAGGCTTTGCAAACGGCCTTCCAGAAGGCACAGGTACAAGCTGGCCTATATATGGCCAGAGGCTTCGAAAATAAAACCTTGTATGGCCTCTTTGTGCAGGAGGATGGAACCCTCAAAACCACCCTCTCCATTCCCCCCGATGCCGACCTCTGTTTTTATCCGGCAGCCCAGTTTTTTGCACAAGAAGCACTAGAAACAATCTTCGATGATGGATCTTTGGTCATTCTCAAGCTCAACGGCTTATCTAAGGGTTCCGACTCTGTGCCACGCCTATGTGTGATCAACCGAACCGATCATGAATACAACATTCACCCCATGTGGAAGGAAGTCCGGGCCGCCTTAAAAGCGATGCCAGCAGGTGTGTATGAGGATCCCAACCACCGCGATGCACCTTTCCGCACCCTGATGATCGGAGAAGCGGGTCTGGAAAGCCGGGTCAAGGCTGCTCCTAGATCGGTAATGCTGTTGGAGTATCAATGCAGATTGTCGGATATTCATCGCGTTGCCATTGTGCCTTTGGGGGATCGCTGCGCGGTGCGAATGCTTCTATATAAGTTGGAATATGACGGGCCTGCTTTTCCGTTTGATCTAACGCGCACCACTAATCTAGCTGATGTGGCAGATATGATCCAAAACGATTTTCAAGGGATGTGGGATCCCTGTCACTTACACTACAACCCCGAAGAAAAACGCATCTATCACAGCAAATGGACGGGTTTATCCTTTGGCCATGAAGTGGAAGACAGCGATGATCCCATCAATAATATGAAGTCGGTGTATGAACGGATGCAAACTCGGTACAGTGCCCGTGCTAAACGCTTTGGATATGTGTTGAAAAAAGCTGACAAACTCTTGTTTGTTCGGACGGGGGGTTGCCAACGAGGCGTGGTGCTCGACTTAATAGCTAAGCTAGAGGCCAAATGTCAGGGCAAGCCTTTTCTGCTCTTGATTATTTCTCTGCAACCTTCTGATGAATTTACAGGGATCCCGAATGTGCTGCATTACGATATGGAGTTCAATCCCGATCGCATGTATGCGGATCACGATCACTGGAAACACTGTACAGAGACTATGGGGAACATCCTCCGCTCGCTGGGAATTTCTAGCCAAAACCTTTTCTGGTGTCCTCCCCACCTGTCTTAG